TATGGCTGCCGCCGGTTGGAGCTGTTTTATCAGCCGCAAGGCCTCCTCGCCGTCGGAAGATTCTGCAACGACCTCGTATTCTCCTGATGAAGTGACGAAGTCTTTCAGACCTTTTCTGAAAAGCGGGTGATCATCTGCTATGATGACGGAGCGCCTGGGATACGGTTGTTTTCGCCGACTAGTTGATTTCATTGCGCTGATTTTGCGTTTCATCTACAGGTACAACGAGCGTCACTGTAGTGCCTTTCCCAATACCGGACACCACAGTCAGACTTCCGCCCAAAATTCTGGTACGTTCTTTCATCCCGGACAATCCGAAACCTGCTCTCTGCCTATTAATGAGTTCCGTATCGTAATCGAACCCTTTTCCGTCGTCATGTATCGTGGCAATAATCCGACCGGACTCTCTCTTTACCGTCACCGATGCTGAGGCCGCACCGGAATGTTTCATTAAATTGTTCACCGACTCCTGTACGATTCTGAAGAAACTCATCTCTCTCTCCCTGGAATGGTCCGAGAGGAGACCGTCGATGTTCTCCAGCGATACTTCCAACTTGATGTAAGGAGAGTGTCCCGATTTTGTCGAGATCGAGGCGACCGAATCGAGCATCGACTTCAGTGATCCCGTAAGGCCTATGCGTTCCAGCTGGTACGGGCGCAGGTTCCTTACAATCTCTCTGACATTTTGAAGCGATTGAGTAACAGTCTCGGAGATTTTATCCAGCTGTTCTTTCACGCGCGGAGTGATCCGTTTTGATTGGTTAGCCAGATAGGCGCGGTTCTTTATGACCAATAAATCCTGACCGATAGTATCATGGAGCTCTGCTGCGATGCGGCCTCGTTCACTCTCCTGGCTCTCGATGAGTCGCCCGGAGAACTCCCTCTGCAGTGCCGTCTCCTTTTTTAAAGCCGTGACCCGGCGATAATAAACCGCCGGACCAATTGAGAGGAACGTGAGAATGGCAGCAGCCCTGAACCACCATGTCATCCACCATGGCGGCGAAATATAGATCACGAGCGACCTCCCCTCATTGCTCCATACACCGTCGTTGTTCGAAGCTATCACTTGAAGCACATACTTGCCTGGATCCAGGTTTGTGTACGTTACCTCCCGCTTGCTCCCCAAACTCTGCCAATTCTTATCGAATCCATCCAATTTGTATGCATATTTGTTCCTTTCAGGATCCGTGAACTCCAGCGCAGCAAAATCGAATGTGAGCACCGCGTCACTGTAATTCAAATCCACCGATCGAGCCGTCCAGATCGTTTGCTTGCGGCCTGAAGACGACGGCGCTGCTGACTTGTTGAATATTTTGAAATCAGTAAACACCACCTTAGGAACATTCGGATTATCATGGATGCTGTCGGGATAGAACGAATTGAAACCGTTAATGCCGCCGAAATAGAATTTCCCGTCCGACGACTCGAATGCCGATCCCTGGTTGAATTCATTGCTCTGCAGACCGTCGCTCTCGGTGTAGTTCTTGATGACTCCAGTAGTGGGAGAATACCTGCACAATCCCATGTCGGTGGTCATCCAGAGATTTCCATAATGATCCTTCAAGATCGCGTAGATAACATTATTCGGCAGACCGTCCCTCACTGTAACGACCCGAATCAGATTTCCGCTTCTCGCGAGATGGAGAAGTCCTCCGTAAGTGCCGACCCACAATGTGCCGTCGGAGCTCTCAGTCATGCTTAGAACGCTTTTAGCTGCAAGTGTCATCGTGAAGCCGCTGTCGGTGAAAACAGGAATGAAATTGTTCCTTTCGGGATCCAGCTTTTGCAAGGGTAACGAGTACCCACCGATCCATATTGCCCCGTCACTATCCTGAAAAATGCAGTTCACGTTTGAAGGGAAAGGGAAAGGTCTCTCAATATAGCCAGGGCCGTTACGAATTAATTCTGTAACACCGTAATCGTGGCCGGCCCAAATATTCCCGAAACGATCGTGATAAAGGGAGTTTATCACATTGCTGAATAGAGCCCTGTATTCCTGCGTTGATAATCGGAAGTTCTTCACGACGGGTCTGGTGTACGAACGATTCTTAGGAAAATGTAGAATGTCGATCCCGCCACCGTTAGTTCCCGCCCATACCGATGTTCCTTTTGTCGTTTGGTCAACAATCACACTCCAGAACGTGTTCGAGGTGAGATGGTAAGGATTGCTATTAGTTTGCATGTAGTTCGCGAACCTGACGGATTTCGGATCGAATCGGTCAAGCCCGCCTTGTGTTGCGATCCAAATCATTCCGTTCGCATCTTCGGCAAAGGAACGCACTCGTGGATTGCTCAGACTGTTAAGGTCTTTGGGATTGGGAGAGTAGTAGTCGAACTTCTTTTTGGTCGGGACAAACTTATTTATGCCAGCATAGGTTCCAACCCACAGAATTCCGGATCTGTCTTTGCAGAGAGAAAGAATACTGTTCTCTGAGAGACTTCCCGGATCGCTCGGGTTATTCCGGAATACAGCGACAGTGTCGGTTTTTGTTCCGATAAGTCCGAGTCCCTCATACGAACTGAGCCAGATCGTACCGTCTCCGTTCAACACGGCACCTTCGCTCCCGATATTTTTCT
The window above is part of the Candidatus Kryptoniota bacterium genome. Proteins encoded here:
- a CDS encoding two-component regulator propeller domain-containing protein is translated as MRITSFVPLLLAAWSTAAFAQQVTFEHLSLSNGLSQSSVYAIAQDSLGYIWFGTQDGLDRYDGYSFNVFRNDPVDSTSLSGNYVIRLMVDRAGTLWVATAGDGLSSYDQVTGRFTQYLHKSNDRASLSNNDIHAIYQDSEGKIWIGTVEGLNLFEPKTGSFKSFFFHISGADSIRSNYISSIFEDKDHRFWIGSLDGAGILDRNNGTFIKVRSDNIVINKILQLQDGTILFIGAGVYSYDSPQNRLIPWKKRFTDEIEKNIGSEGAVLNGDGTIWLSSYEGLGLIGTKTDTVAVFRNNPSDPGSLSENSILSLCKDRSGILWVGTYAGINKFVPTKKKFDYYSPNPKDLNSLSNPRVRSFAEDANGMIWIATQGGLDRFDPKSVRFANYMQTNSNPYHLTSNTFWSVIVDQTTKGTSVWAGTNGGGIDILHFPKNRSYTRPVVKNFRLSTQEYRALFSNVINSLYHDRFGNIWAGHDYGVTELIRNGPGYIERPFPFPSNVNCIFQDSDGAIWIGGYSLPLQKLDPERNNFIPVFTDSGFTMTLAAKSVLSMTESSDGTLWVGTYGGLLHLARSGNLIRVVTVRDGLPNNVIYAILKDHYGNLWMTTDMGLCRYSPTTGVIKNYTESDGLQSNEFNQGSAFESSDGKFYFGGINGFNSFYPDSIHDNPNVPKVVFTDFKIFNKSAAPSSSGRKQTIWTARSVDLNYSDAVLTFDFAALEFTDPERNKYAYKLDGFDKNWQSLGSKREVTYTNLDPGKYVLQVIASNNDGVWSNEGRSLVIYISPPWWMTWWFRAAAILTFLSIGPAVYYRRVTALKKETALQREFSGRLIESQESERGRIAAELHDTIGQDLLVIKNRAYLANQSKRITPRVKEQLDKISETVTQSLQNVREIVRNLRPYQLERIGLTGSLKSMLDSVASISTKSGHSPYIKLEVSLENIDGLLSDHSREREMSFFRIVQESVNNLMKHSGAASASVTVKRESGRIIATIHDDGKGFDYDTELINRQRAGFGLSGMKERTRILGGSLTVVSGIGKGTTVTLVVPVDETQNQRNEIN